One window of the Oncorhynchus gorbuscha isolate QuinsamMale2020 ecotype Even-year linkage group LG17, OgorEven_v1.0, whole genome shotgun sequence genome contains the following:
- the disp2 gene encoding protein dispatched homolog 2, protein MDTCSITDERADGIVMDSPRTERPARGTFQSEIPEVSLCPPDSVCPEAQATRIQTEGDQSDSCSLPRPSSSASSQLYHQVSQGCTYHSQQHRQCHCCGHHKPIKGKACLESHPITVGPPQTDCSTSAVKTGRSCSPSHVPSCHNAVRCHWLHGSHDGGGTQKSKQHHVVTVRNDGLYWIPRNYSQVVVRYPLAVLVGCAAALLGCSLAGLLIGPMPDFSDPLMGFEPRGTYIGVRQSALAKLQQNTGPGNTLSLIPQHLKDKTAGSYGDGSGGDAGGSQEQSSRQRSKRMLDRGSAQDTFLCDAPGERYAQLVFRSGNSASLWSLKAIYSMCEMEQARIRSQPHFQDLCKQHIRLEVDGAIIRGGCCPSWSLGNYLALLSNASSCLSLTSVQVSESLSLLRYCAPYYHDGRLVAYCAERGSQGNCASVPTRCKHSRAVFQILHYLVDKDFLGPQTIEYQVPSLKYSLLFLPVEKGDHLMEIYMNSLEGRELTYKNTTITGMDLGIKQKLFKYYLARDSIYPVLAVVSLFLTIALYLQSLFLSVLSLVAIVGSLLTSYFFYKVVFQLTFFPFLNLASAFILFGSCSNHAFTFIDFWNLQLSQNPPVSLEIRVNRVLQEVGYLILASGLTSSATFFSGFLSSITAVRCFAVYLGTASLICTFSALAWLPSSLILRERYTVPASASVTAQAWKPCCTKSIGGFWDTSSRKRCLFTLGQKLRGLKRGLSDTSNLLFLKILPCGVVKFRYIWVCWFAVLAAGGTYISVVDPGMRLPTLDNRATQLFRSSHPFERYDAEYRHQFMFERLVNGEDKLITLTLVWGVIPTDNGNHFDPKSNGSLVMDPEFNMSSPEAQVWLRDLCGRVQNQSFYLPSSSSSENEGSTDNVCIVEQLIHWVSIRRCSESEDALQFCCNDIPFPYPPGVFEQCLSMMVAERHAEGYVSEVGGLHFEADGRIAALVMVFRTTHRYSYNFSHTTLFYNDIVSWFNGEMSGAPLGLKEGWFVSQLTLFDLQQCLSSETLVVTGFSVALAFVLLLLTTWNIPLSIYGAAAVGGSVFVTIGLLVLLEWQLSGVEALFISAAAGLSVDFLANYCISYNSAPHSDRIGRVAHSLKRMSCPVAIGSGAFCCVGIAMLPTTALLFRKLGIFLLLVKCVACGFATFFFQSLCCFFGPQKNCGKITLPCSSEPGTESLPSCSAAEPRSSTCAANGAFGRSRVRRNFNKDEGNYLYPNHQRQRQRQVEGGREPEQYELQPLACQLSDSFENSTCTSKLSNRPSVLSDDIQFGGLSPRRDVERSNIEADSEELCGRHHKGCHPPPALQTSSPYKENTLRPVVAQGDLTKERLLCKTCRGQSAGIKHWNVSLSSSSSMEDTIISQTIETIYQPSLSKDEAPNSTFKHHPHKRLLSSQSSFDGLEDSNETCLSDIEPGPSNQQTSIEAEGELEPQPGHLNGKRDTLRLSLRETTYETASPGCGRGRTSQSEGPVMLPNSKPDLPDVWIKRDGQREDTS, encoded by the exons atggatacttgCTCTATCACCGATGAGCGCGCAGACGGTATAGTCATGGATTCGCCAAGAACTGAAAGACCTGCAAGGGGGACATTTCAAAG TGAGATACCGGAGGTGTCACTGTGTCCTCCTGACAGTGTGTGCCCGGAGGCCCAGGCCACTCGGATCCAAACCGAAGGGGACCAGTCTGACAGCTGCAGCCTCCCCAGaccctcctcctccgcctcctcccaGCTCTACCACCAAGTCTCCCAGGGATGCACCTACCATTCACAGCAGCACCGACAATGTCACTGTTGTGGCCATCACAAGCCAATCAAAGGCAAAGCCTGTCTGGAGTCGCATCCAATCACTGTGGGTCCTCCTCAAACCGACTGCTCGACAAGCGCTGTCAAGACAGGTCGCAGCTGCAGCCCCTCCCATGTTCCTTCCTGTCACAACGCTGTCCGCTGCCACTGGCTGCACGGTTCCCATGACGGCGGTGGCACCCAGAAGTCCAAACAGCATCATGTGGTCACAGTCAG GAATGACGGACTCTACTGGATCCCTAGAAA TTACTCCCAGGTGGTAGTGAGGTATCCTCTGGCGGTGCTCGTCGGGTGTGCAGCGGCCCTCCTGGGATGTTCCCTAGCCGGCCTGTTGATTGGTCCCATGCCAGACTTCTCTGACCCGCTCATG GGCTTTGAGCCTCGAGGAACATACATCGGGGTGCGACAGTCTGCCTTAGCCAAGCTTCAACAGAACACAGGGCCTGGAAACACACTGTCTCTGATACCGCAACACCTCAAAGACAAGACAGCTGGGAG CTATGGAGATGGTAGCGGAGGGGATGCCGGTGGGAGCCAGGAACAGTCGTCCAGGCAACGGTCTAAAAGAATGCTAGACAGGGGTTCGGCCCAAGACACATTCCTCTGTGATGCTCCAG gagaACGCTACGCCCAGCTTGTCTTCCGCTCTGGAAACTCTGCCAGTCTTTGGAGCCTGAAGGCGATCTACTCCATGTGCGAGATGGAGCAGGCCAGG ATTCGTTCACAACCACACTTCCAAGATCTCTGCAAGCAACATATCCGATTGGAAGTGGACGGTGCCATAATCAGGGGCGGGTGCTGTCCAAGTTGGTCACTGGGAAACTACTTGGCACTTCTCAGCAATGCCTCATCCTGTCTCAGCCTGACCTCTGTGCAGGTGTCAGAGAGTCTGAGCCTACTACGCTATTGCGCCCCATACTACCACGATGGAAGGCTGGTGGCATATTGCGCAGAGAGGGGCTCGCAAGGCAACTGTGCATCCGTGCCGACTCGGTGCAAACACTCTCGTGCCGTATTCCAGATATTGCATTACCTGGTTGATAAGGACTTCCTAGGGCCACAGACAATAGAATATCAGGTCCCCTCACTGAAATATAGTCTCCTGTTTCTACCGGTTGAAAAAGGAGATCACTTGATGGAGATATACATGAACAGCCTTGAAGGTCGTGAGCTTACATACAAGAACACTACTATTACAGGAATGGACCTAGGCATCAAGCAAAAGCTTTTCAAGTATTACCTGGCTAGGGACTCCATCTACCCTGTTCTGGCTGTAGTTTCGCTGTTCCTCACCATAGCCCTTTATTTGCAGTCTCTTTTCCTATCAGTTCTGTCTTTAGTTGCAATTGTGGGTTCTCTCTTGACTTCCTATTTCTTCTACAAAGTGGTTTTTCAGCTGACATTCTTCCCTTTCCTCAACTTAGCTTCAGCTTTCATCCTGTTTGGTAGTTGTTCTAACCACGCCTTCACTTTCATTGATTTCTGGAATCTACAACTATCCCAGAATCCACCCGTTTCTCTAGAGATAAGAGTCAATAGAGTTCTCCAAGAGGTCGGATATTTGATATTGGCATCAGGCCTGACTTCTAGTGCCACGTTCTTTTCTGGGTTCCTGAGCAGCATCACGGCAGTCAGATGCTTTGCTGTGTACCTGGGAACGGCTTCCTTAATCTGTACTTTTTCCGCCCTTGCGTGGCTGCCCAGCTCGCTCATATTACGCGAGCGCTACACTGTGCCTGCCTCAGCCTCTGTTACTGCACAGGCATGGAAGCCTTGCTGCACAAAAAGTATTGGCGGGTTCTGGGACACAAGCTCGCGAAAGCGGTGCCTCTTCACCTTGGGTCAGAAGCTACGAGGGTTGAAGCGAGGACTGTCCGACACCTCCAATTTACTTTTCCTGAAAATCCTCCCATGTGGAGTGGTCAAGTTCAGATACATTTGGGTCTGCTGGTTCGCAGTGTTGGCCGCAGGAGGAACATACATCTCAGTTGTAGACCCTGGTATGAGACTACCCACTTTAGACAACAGGGCAACTCAGTTATTCCGCTCTAGCCATCCCTTTGAAAGATATGATGCTGAATATCGCCACCAATTCATGTTTGAACGGCTGGTGAACGGGGAGGACAAGCTCATTACATTGACTCTTGTTTGGGGAGTCATCCCAACCGATAACGGCAATCACTTTGATCCGAAAAGCAACGGATCTTTAGTTATGGATCCAGAGTTTAACATGAGTAGCCCAGAGGCTCAGGTGTGGTTGAGAGACTTGTGCGGAAGAGTTCAAAACCAAAGTTTTTATTtaccgtcatcatcatcatctgaaaACGAAGGCTCAACAGACAACGTCTGTATTGTCGAGCAACTCATACACTGGGTGTCTATCCGACGATGCTCAGAGAGTGAGGACGCCTTACAGTTTTGCTGCAACGATATTCCCTTTCCTTACCCACCGGGTGTTTTTGAACAATGCCTGAGCATGATGGTGGCCGAGCGGCATGCAGAGGGCTATGTGTCCGAGGTTGGAGGCCTACATTTTGAGGCAGATGGTCGAATAGCAGCCCTGGTAATGGTATTTAGAACTACGCACCGCTATAGCTACAACTTTAGTCACACCACCCTTTTCTATAATGATATTGTGTCATGGTTTAATGGTGAAATGTCTGGCGCACCACTGGGACTAAAGGAAGGGTGGTTTGTGAGCCAGTTGACACTATTTGACTTGCAACAATGTCTAAGCTCAGAAACCCTTGTGGTCACTGGGTTCTCTGTAGCTCTAGCATTTGTCTTGCTTCTTCTGACCACATGGAATATTCCACTGAGTATTTATGGCGCTGCTGCTGTTGGAGGAAGTGTTTTTGTCACCATCGGCCTCCTGGTCCTTCTAGAATGGCAGCTTAGTGGTGTGGAGGCACTCTTCATATCAGCTGCTGCTGGGCTGTCTGTCGACTTTTTAGCCAACTACTGCATATCATATAATTCAGCTCCACACTCTGATAGAATTGGAAGAGTTGCACATTCTCTGAAAAGAATGAGCTGTCCTGTAGCAATAGGATCCGGGGCCTTCTGCTGTGTGGGCATCGCCATGCTCCCTACTACTGCCTTGTTGTTCAGAAAGCTGGGGATTTTCTTATTGCTGGTGAAATGTGTAGCATGTGGATTTGCCACTTTCTTTTTCCAATCCCTATGCTGCTTTTTCGGTCCTCAAAAGAACTGTGGGAAAATAACGTTGCCATGTTCATCTGAACCGGGGACTGAAAGTCTACCCTCCTGCTCAGCAGCAGAACCTAGGTCGTCAACCTGCGCAGCAAACGGAGCTTTTGGAAGATCAAGAGTTCGAAGGAATTTCAATAAAGACGAGGGTAATTACCTTTACCCGAACCATCAGCGTCAAAGACAACGACAGGTAGAGGGCGGAAGGGAACCCGAGCAGTATGAGCTTCAGCCATTGGCCTGTCAGCTGAGTGACAGCTTTGAGAACAGCACGTGTACTAGTAAGCTCTCCAACAGACCCTCGGTTCTCTCCGATGACATCCAGTTCGGTGGACTGAGTCCCAggagggatgtggagaggagCAACATTGAGGCAGATAGTGAAGAGCTCTGTGGGAGGCACCACAAAGGCTGTCACCCACCCCCAGCTTTGCAGACCTCTTCCCCATATAAAGAAAACACCCTAAGGCCTGTAGTAGCTCAAGGTGACCTGACTAAGGAAAGGCTCTTGTGCAAGACGTGCAGAGGACAGTCTGCTGGCATCAAGCACTGGAACGTATCGCTGTCCTCTTCCTCCAGCATGGAGGACACCATCATTAGTCAAACAATAGAAACAATTTACCAGCCATCCCTCTCAAAGGACGAGGCCCCTAATAGCACCTTTAAGCATCACCCTCACAAACGCCTCCTGTCATCTCAGAGTTCATTTGACGGGCTAGAGGATTCCAATGAGACTTGCCTGAGTGACATTGAACCTGGACCCTCAAACCAACAGACTTCTAttgaagcagagggagaactggaaCCACAACCAGGGCACCTTAACGGAAAGAGAGACACCCTACGTCTCTCCCTGAGAGAGACCACGTATGAGACAGCCTCTCCGGGGTGTGGGAGGGGCCGTACGAGCCAGAGTGAAGGACCAGTGATGTTGCCAAACAGTAAACCAGATTTGCCTGATGTATGGATCAAACGAGATGGGCAGAGGGAAGATACAAGCTGA